A region of Salvia splendens isolate huo1 chromosome 17, SspV2, whole genome shotgun sequence DNA encodes the following proteins:
- the LOC121774549 gene encoding F-box protein At2g21930-like, whose translation MNKDVVFDILLLLPVRSLLKLIGVRVWYNIIDSPEFRNLHTLLHKNKKDEEVYLRFNFGLGYSIVCRKLSINLLDNGMSLQSHYFPLPMDLSVVSGDVKGLVCLTSPRMLDIAISNPFLRHFKILPLSPFSITRSCFYHHNVGFCFDEDYKVVQLMQEVARESVFCEEEFLE comes from the coding sequence ATGAACAAAGATGTGGTGTTCGACATACTGTTGCTTCTTCCTGTTCGATCCCTCTTGAAATTGATAGGTGTTAGAGTGTGGTATAACATCATTGATTCTCCTGAATTTAGAAATTTGCACACCTTGTtgcataaaaacaaaaaagatgAGGAGGTATATCTACGGTTTAATTTTGGTCTCGGTTATAGTATTGTTTGTAGGAAACTATCAATAAATCTCCTAGACAACGGGATGTCGTTGCAGTCGCATTACTTCCCTCTGCCTATGGACCTGAGTGTAGTATCCGGGGATGTTAAGGGTCTAGTCTGCCTAACTTCTCCGCGTATGTTAGACATTGCAATAAGCAATCCTTTTCTACGCCACTTCAAGATTCTACCACTTTCTCCTTTCTCTATAACTCGGTCGTGTTTTTATCACCACAATGTCGGATTTTGTTTCGACGAAGATTACAAAGTGGTGCAGCTAATGCAAGAGGTTGCACGCGAATCTGTATTCTGCGAGGAAGAATTCTTGGAGTGA